GGCCGGCATGCCGTTCTGCAAGCTCGGTGCAATGACGGGGGAGACTTGCGGCACCGTCAAGAGCATTGACGGCGAAGTCATCGAAGCCAACGTGTTCGCCCAGCCAGGCGACAGTGGTGGTCCGGGTTATGTGAAGAACGCCGACGGCACCGTGACCGCGGTCGGCCTGGTGATGTCCACATCGCTCGCGGGTGACCCCAACATCACTTACTTCGTACTGGTGCAGCCTCTGCTCGGCAGGTGGGGTGTGCACATACTCCCGTAGGCCAGATTGTCAGTGGATGCGCGCGCTGCCGCCGAGGCCGATCTCTAGCACGCTTCCGGTGATGACCCCGGGGTCGGTGACCAGATACAGCACTCCGCGACTGACGTCCTCGGGTTGCAGCCAGGGTTGAGGTATCGGGTTGGCTTTCATCATCCGGCGCACCAGATCGTCGGGGATGTCGTCGCCGCCGGCGGGCTGCACCATCGGTGTCTGAGTCGTCGTCGGGCAGACGACGTTGATCGTGATGCCGTCCTTGGCGACCTCCAGGGCGGCGGACTTCGCCAGGCCGATGACGCCCCACTTGGTGGCGTTGTATGCGGCCAGCTCGGGGATGCCCATCCGGCCACCCATCGAGGACGTCACGACGATCCTGCCGAAACGCTGCTGCCGCATCACCGGAATGGCCGCCCGCAGGGTGTGAAATGCGCCGGTCAAATTGGTGTCGATCAGTTGTCGCCACACCACGTCGCTGACGTCTTCCAGTAGCCCGGTGCTGACGATTCCGGCGTTGGCCAACACGATGTCGAGGCTGCCCAGGTCGGCGACCGTCTGTGTGATCGCGTCGCGCACCGCGGCCGAATCGCGCACGTCCAGGGTGAGCGGCACGCAACGCCGACCCAGCGCTTCAACCAGTTTCGCCGTATCCCGCAAGTCGTCCTCGGTGCCCAGGGGGTAGGTCAGGTCCGTCATCGCATCCGGGGCATCGGCGGCCACGATGTCGGCTCCTTCGGCCGCTAACGCCAGTGCGTGTGCACGCCCCTGTCCTCGAGCTCCGCCGGTAATCAAGGCCACGCGTCCATCCAAAGCACCCATGGGCGTAAAGCTACCAGCGGGTTATACCCTCAGCGGCAGGCTGGGTGTTGTTACGAAATCAATTGCTGTGGGCCATATTTCGGCGCTACGCCGACGCAGAAGGCCGAATCTGACCATGCGACCAGCAGTTCATCGTGGAGCCGATGACGGGAATCGAACCCGCGTATTCAGCTTGGGAAGCTGATGTTCTGCCATTGAACTACATCGGCGCGGTTGCCCAAGAAGGCTAGCACCCGGGTCCGCGGCCAGTCGCGACCGTTGAATGCCGACGCTCTAATGGGACTATCACCGCAAATTTAAAATGCTCACATTTATTCTTTCGTGATCATGTCGTAATGTGCTCGGGATGGGGCGGCACAGATTA
The DNA window shown above is from Mycobacterium sp. Aquia_216 and carries:
- a CDS encoding mycofactocin-coupled SDR family oxidoreductase — translated: MGALDGRVALITGGARGQGRAHALALAAEGADIVAADAPDAMTDLTYPLGTEDDLRDTAKLVEALGRRCVPLTLDVRDSAAVRDAITQTVADLGSLDIVLANAGIVSTGLLEDVSDVVWRQLIDTNLTGAFHTLRAAIPVMRQQRFGRIVVTSSMGGRMGIPELAAYNATKWGVIGLAKSAALEVAKDGITINVVCPTTTQTPMVQPAGGDDIPDDLVRRMMKANPIPQPWLQPEDVSRGVLYLVTDPGVITGSVLEIGLGGSARIH